One window of the Janthinobacterium sp. PAMC25594 genome contains the following:
- a CDS encoding rhodanese-like domain-containing protein gives MKFIIDHIFLFAIVIISGGALLWPLLSMRGKRATVLEVTQLINRGKTIIVDVRSAEEFATGHLPDAKNMPLPELAKRLGELEKFKTRPIVVVCQKGSRSATAVGLLGKAGFAEATSLEGGIDEWKKQGLPLKTLSLAK, from the coding sequence GTGAAATTCATTATCGACCACATTTTTCTGTTTGCCATCGTCATTATTTCCGGCGGCGCCCTCCTCTGGCCACTGCTGTCGATGCGCGGCAAGCGCGCGACCGTACTGGAAGTCACGCAGCTGATCAACCGCGGCAAGACCATCATTGTCGACGTGCGCAGCGCGGAAGAGTTCGCCACGGGCCACTTGCCTGACGCAAAAAATATGCCGCTGCCGGAACTGGCAAAACGCCTGGGCGAGCTGGAAAAATTCAAAACGCGCCCCATTGTAGTGGTTTGCCAGAAAGGTTCGCGTTCGGCAACGGCCGTTGGCCTGCTGGGCAAAGCCGGTTTCGCCGAGGCAACGAGCCTGGAAGGCGGTATCGACGAATGGAAAAAGCAGGGTTTGCCCTTGAAAACCCTGTCGCTGGCGAAATAA
- a CDS encoding IS481 family transposase → MTQALHSRARTTHLIREEIRNSTLPQRELAERYNVSRLTIRKWQNRDSAEDRSHRPHTMHTTLTPAQELVVIALRTTLLLPTDDLLAVAREFVNPALSRGALGRCLRRHGVSSLLKMAALEDDKPVTKKSFKDYEPGFLHMDIKYLPQMLDETERRYLFVAIDRATRWVFMEIYANQSDSSSTDFLLKLKNACPITIVKLLTDNGSQFTDRFTSKKKDPVSGDRIPSGKHVFDVLCKQLVIEHRLIPPRHPQTNGMVERFNGRISEVVNQTRFGSRAELESTLRNYLKIYNHNIPQRALDNATPIQAMKKWQEKKPELFVKRVYNQAGLDT, encoded by the coding sequence ATGACCCAAGCCCTTCACAGCCGAGCCCGCACCACCCACCTGATCCGGGAAGAAATCCGCAACTCGACACTGCCCCAACGGGAGCTTGCCGAGCGCTATAACGTGAGCCGCCTGACGATCCGTAAATGGCAGAACCGCGACAGCGCCGAGGACCGTTCGCACCGGCCCCACACCATGCATACGACGCTGACGCCAGCGCAGGAACTGGTCGTCATCGCGCTACGCACCACCTTGCTTTTGCCCACCGACGACTTGCTGGCGGTGGCGCGTGAGTTCGTCAACCCGGCGCTTTCGCGTGGCGCCCTGGGCCGCTGCTTGCGGCGCCATGGTGTCTCCAGTTTGCTTAAAATGGCCGCACTCGAAGACGACAAACCGGTTACCAAAAAGTCGTTCAAGGACTACGAGCCGGGCTTTTTACATATGGATATCAAGTACTTACCGCAGATGCTCGATGAAACCGAACGCCGTTACCTGTTCGTCGCCATTGACCGCGCCACACGCTGGGTCTTCATGGAAATCTATGCCAACCAGTCCGACAGCAGCAGTACCGACTTCCTGCTCAAACTGAAAAATGCTTGCCCGATCACCATCGTCAAACTACTCACTGACAACGGCAGCCAGTTCACCGACCGTTTTACCAGCAAGAAAAAAGACCCTGTCAGCGGCGACCGTATCCCGAGCGGCAAGCATGTCTTTGACGTGCTGTGCAAGCAATTGGTGATCGAACATCGATTGATTCCGCCGCGTCACCCGCAAACCAACGGCATGGTCGAACGCTTCAATGGCCGTATCAGCGAGGTCGTCAACCAGACTCGTTTCGGCTCCCGGGCCGAACTGGAATCGACGCTGCGCAATTACCTGAAAATCTACAACCACAACATTCCCCAGCGCGCCTTGGATAACGCAACACCGATTCAGGCGATGAAGAAATGGCAGGAGAAAAAGCCGGAATTATTCGTTAAACGCGTATATAACCAGGCCGGTCTTGACACCTAA
- a CDS encoding DUF2461 domain-containing protein, whose translation MHVRDLTQFLRELSDNNNRPWFVMNKPRYDILREEFLAVVTSLIGELGKFDPAVKYCNPKKALFRINRDVRFAHDKSPYKTRFSAAIAPNDMRRPSKAGGPTYYLQIDGQGKLLFGAGEYMPPPGRLKALREHMLNDAPGFSKVLKNKRLKARFGTIQNEGKLQRPPKGFDADAEHIEFIKLKSFFVWTEIPLPVNEPEKLLPTLAEGLKDAWPLVEWMRGAKEPEEVTE comes from the coding sequence ATGCATGTGCGTGATTTGACCCAATTTTTACGTGAACTGAGCGACAACAACAACCGTCCCTGGTTTGTCATGAACAAGCCCCGCTACGACATCCTGCGCGAGGAATTCCTCGCCGTGGTGACGTCGCTGATCGGCGAGCTGGGCAAGTTCGATCCGGCCGTGAAGTACTGCAATCCGAAGAAGGCCTTGTTCCGCATCAACCGCGACGTGCGTTTCGCGCACGACAAGAGCCCGTATAAAACGCGTTTTTCGGCCGCCATCGCGCCGAACGACATGCGCCGCCCCAGCAAGGCGGGCGGTCCCACGTATTATCTGCAGATCGATGGCCAGGGCAAGCTGCTGTTCGGCGCCGGCGAATACATGCCGCCGCCGGGTCGCCTGAAGGCGCTGCGCGAGCATATGCTCAACGACGCGCCAGGTTTTTCCAAAGTGCTGAAAAATAAGCGTTTAAAGGCCCGTTTCGGCACGATTCAGAACGAGGGCAAGTTGCAGCGCCCGCCCAAGGGGTTTGACGCGGATGCCGAACATATCGAATTCATCAAGCTGAAGAGCTTTTTTGTCTGGACCGAAATACCGCTGCCCGTCAACGAACCGGAAAAACTGCTGCCGACCCTGGCGGAAGGCTTGAAGGATGCGTGGCCGCTGGTCGAGTGGATGCGCGGCGCGAAAGAGCCGGAGGAAGTCACCGAGTAA
- the mscL gene encoding large conductance mechanosensitive channel protein MscL, with amino-acid sequence MAMMKEFKEFAMKGNVVDLAVGVIIGGAFGKIVDSLVQDVIMPPIGRIFGGLDFANYYLPLNGQATTMTLVEAKKAGAVLAYGNFLTILLNFIILAFIIFQMVRLMNKARRSEPVAPAPAPATPEDIVLLREIRDSLQQNARNSNNLAK; translated from the coding sequence ATGGCAATGATGAAGGAATTTAAAGAATTTGCAATGAAAGGCAACGTCGTCGATCTGGCGGTCGGTGTCATCATCGGCGGCGCCTTCGGCAAGATTGTCGATTCCCTGGTGCAAGACGTGATCATGCCGCCCATCGGCCGCATTTTCGGCGGCCTCGATTTCGCCAATTACTACCTGCCCCTGAATGGCCAGGCCACGACAATGACGCTGGTGGAAGCCAAAAAGGCGGGCGCCGTGCTGGCCTACGGTAACTTTCTGACCATTTTGCTTAACTTTATCATTCTTGCCTTTATCATCTTCCAGATGGTGCGCCTGATGAACAAGGCCCGCCGCAGCGAACCGGTCGCGCCGGCACCGGCGCCGGCCACGCCGGAAGACATCGTGCTGCTGCGCGAAATCCGCGACTCCCTGCAGCAGAACGCACGCAACAGCAACAATCTGGCAAAATAA
- a CDS encoding NAD(P)H-dependent glycerol-3-phosphate dehydrogenase encodes MQVSPEVTPDSIPAVRKITILGAGAWGTAVAMALAGRHDVLLWGRNGEAMAAMAASGENSYLPGFTLPPQLRISADFDAAVAHASGEQGLLIAACPVAGLRPMLHQLKDKATGNLVWLCKGFEGGTGLLPHQIVQEVLGDKIPGGALSGPSFAQEVARGLPCALTIASHSAALRGAVVSALHGGTIRVYASDDLVGVEVGGAVKNVLAIATGVADGLGLGLNARAALITRGLAEITRLGTALGGQTETFMGLTGMGDLILTCTGDLSRNRRVGLGLAQGKALATIVAELGHVAEGVPCAKAVRELARRMGVDMPITNAVAGVLFDGDLPHVMVQQLLSRDPRAEAA; translated from the coding sequence ATGCAAGTTTCCCCTGAAGTCACTCCCGATAGTATTCCCGCCGTTCGCAAGATCACCATCCTGGGTGCCGGCGCCTGGGGCACGGCCGTGGCCATGGCCCTGGCCGGCCGCCACGACGTGCTGCTGTGGGGCCGCAATGGCGAGGCCATGGCCGCCATGGCCGCCAGCGGCGAAAACAGTTATTTGCCCGGTTTTACCTTACCGCCGCAACTGCGCATTAGCGCCGATTTCGACGCCGCCGTCGCGCATGCCAGCGGGGAACAGGGCCTCCTGATCGCCGCCTGCCCCGTGGCGGGCCTGCGGCCGATGCTGCATCAACTGAAAGACAAGGCCACCGGCAACCTGGTGTGGCTCTGTAAAGGCTTTGAAGGCGGCACGGGCCTGCTGCCGCACCAGATCGTGCAGGAAGTGCTGGGCGACAAGATCCCCGGCGGCGCCCTGTCCGGCCCCTCGTTCGCGCAGGAAGTGGCGCGCGGCTTGCCGTGCGCGCTGACCATCGCCTCGCACAGCGCCGCCTTGCGCGGCGCCGTGGTCTCGGCCTTGCATGGCGGCACCATCCGCGTGTATGCGAGCGATGACCTGGTGGGCGTGGAAGTGGGCGGCGCCGTGAAAAACGTACTGGCGATCGCCACCGGCGTGGCCGACGGCCTGGGCCTGGGCTTGAATGCGCGCGCCGCGCTGATCACGCGTGGCCTGGCGGAAATCACGCGCCTGGGCACGGCCTTGGGTGGCCAAACGGAAACGTTCATGGGGCTGACGGGCATGGGCGACCTGATTTTAACGTGCACGGGCGACCTGTCGCGCAACCGCCGGGTCGGCCTGGGCCTGGCACAAGGCAAGGCGCTGGCCACCATCGTGGCCGAACTCGGTCACGTGGCCGAAGGTGTGCCGTGCGCCAAGGCTGTGCGCGAACTGGCGCGCCGCATGGGCGTCGACATGCCGATCACCAACGCGGTGGCCGGCGTGCTGTTCGATGGCGATTTGCCGCACGTGATGGTGCAGCAGTTGCTGTCGCGCGATCCGCGCGCCGAGGCGGCCTAA
- a CDS encoding SH3 domain-containing protein, whose translation MLKSALLSKFRWIAGAVLLLATAASHAVDFKTVGANPVILYDAPSSKGGKLYVAPRGMPLEVVLSYGEWVKVRDASGEMAWTEAKGLSAKRNVVARAANLKVRASPDDTASAILLVDKGVLLEMSEQPSSGWVKVRHKDGQSGYVKTSEVWGL comes from the coding sequence ATGTTGAAAAGTGCGCTCTTGAGCAAGTTCCGCTGGATCGCCGGCGCCGTGCTGCTGCTGGCCACCGCCGCCAGCCACGCCGTCGATTTCAAAACGGTGGGAGCAAATCCCGTGATCCTGTATGACGCGCCGTCCTCCAAGGGCGGCAAGCTGTACGTGGCGCCACGCGGCATGCCGCTGGAAGTCGTGCTCAGCTATGGCGAATGGGTCAAGGTCCGCGACGCCAGCGGCGAAATGGCCTGGACGGAAGCCAAGGGCCTGTCGGCCAAGCGCAACGTCGTGGCGCGTGCCGCGAACCTCAAGGTTCGCGCCAGCCCCGATGACACCGCCTCCGCCATCCTCCTCGTCGACAAGGGCGTGCTGCTGGAAATGAGCGAGCAGCCGAGTTCCGGCTGGGTCAAGGTGCGCCACAAGGATGGCCAGAGCGGCTACGTCAAGACCAGCGAAGTGTGGGGCTTGTAA
- a CDS encoding cupin domain-containing protein: MMALEHASSGQVIEVLRRDGDDLSQFSAIALAKTDELELIRMCMPKGKTMPEHHVLGEITLLCLQGQVAVQAHGGVHLLGPGQMLYLHGGQAHALEAREDSLLLLTILMAKAGR, from the coding sequence ATGATGGCGCTGGAGCACGCAAGTTCAGGACAGGTGATCGAGGTACTGCGCAGGGACGGCGACGACCTCTCGCAGTTTTCCGCCATCGCGCTGGCCAAAACGGATGAGCTGGAATTGATCCGCATGTGCATGCCCAAGGGCAAGACCATGCCCGAGCATCATGTGCTCGGTGAAATCACCCTGCTGTGCCTGCAAGGGCAGGTGGCGGTGCAAGCGCATGGCGGCGTGCACCTGCTGGGGCCGGGGCAGATGCTGTATCTGCACGGCGGCCAGGCGCACGCGCTGGAAGCGCGCGAAGACAGTTTATTGCTGCTGACGATCTTGATGGCCAAGGCGGGGCGCTAG
- a CDS encoding Do family serine endopeptidase: MRRFWLLFAQTVTIALALYFVYGALRPASRVQQLGSPAKPVPVVETASSSLAPGSYRDAAARAMPAVVNILTLQVPKRGAHPLARDPFFKRFFGDRDPDGEDGEDLKNSLGSGVIVSHEGYVLTNNHVVEGADEIEVVLTDGRKAPAKVVGLDPETDLAVIKINLDKLPVIVLGQSELARVGDVVLAIGNPFGVGQTVTMGIISALGRNNLHINSFENFIQTDAAINFGNSGGALVDTRGNLIGINTAIYSQSGGSVGIGFAIPVSTAKTVMEAIIKDGHVVRGWIGVETQDITPELAQSFNLQRTSGAIIAGVVRNGPADKAGIVPGDILLTVEGKPVGDTTEMLNLIAQLPPGGKAKMTVLRKNREAALDVLVGKRPLPKELSK, translated from the coding sequence ATGCGACGATTCTGGTTATTGTTTGCGCAAACCGTGACGATCGCGTTGGCGCTGTACTTTGTGTACGGTGCGCTGCGCCCGGCCAGCCGGGTACAGCAACTAGGCTCCCCCGCCAAGCCGGTGCCCGTGGTGGAAACGGCGTCGAGCAGCCTGGCGCCCGGTTCCTACCGCGACGCGGCGGCGCGCGCCATGCCCGCCGTCGTCAACATCCTCACCCTGCAAGTGCCCAAGCGCGGCGCCCATCCGCTGGCGCGCGATCCCTTCTTCAAACGTTTCTTCGGCGACCGCGACCCGGACGGCGAGGATGGCGAGGACTTGAAAAACAGCCTCGGCTCGGGCGTCATCGTCAGCCATGAAGGCTATGTGCTGACCAACAACCATGTGGTCGAAGGCGCCGACGAAATCGAAGTGGTGCTCACCGATGGCCGCAAGGCGCCGGCCAAGGTGGTGGGCCTGGACCCGGAAACGGACCTGGCCGTTATCAAGATCAACCTCGACAAGTTGCCCGTCATCGTGCTGGGCCAGTCGGAGCTGGCACGCGTGGGCGATGTGGTGCTGGCCATCGGCAACCCGTTCGGCGTGGGCCAGACGGTGACCATGGGCATCATCTCCGCCCTGGGCCGCAACAACCTGCACATCAACAGCTTTGAAAACTTCATCCAGACGGATGCGGCCATCAACTTCGGCAACTCGGGCGGCGCCCTGGTCGATACGCGCGGCAACTTGATCGGCATCAATACGGCGATTTACTCGCAAAGTGGCGGTTCCGTCGGCATCGGCTTCGCCATTCCCGTCTCGACGGCCAAGACGGTGATGGAAGCCATCATCAAGGACGGCCACGTGGTGCGCGGCTGGATCGGCGTGGAAACGCAGGACATCACGCCCGAGCTGGCGCAAAGCTTCAACCTGCAGCGCACCAGCGGCGCCATCATCGCCGGCGTGGTGCGCAACGGCCCGGCCGACAAGGCGGGCATCGTGCCCGGCGACATCCTGCTGACGGTGGAAGGCAAGCCCGTCGGCGACACGACGGAAATGCTGAACCTGATCGCCCAACTGCCGCCCGGCGGAAAAGCTAAAATGACGGTGCTGCGCAAGAATCGCGAAGCGGCGCTCGACGTGCTGGTGGGCAAGCGCCCCCTCCCGAAAGAGCTTTCCAAATAG
- the secB gene encoding protein-export chaperone SecB, which translates to MSDENLQPVFQIQRVYLKDMSLEQPNSPAIFLEQEAPAIEVALDVGAAPLADGIFEATVTITVTAKVGDKVAFLVEGKQAGIFEARNIPADQLDPLLGIGCPNIIYPYLRANIADVITRAGFPPVHLAEINFEVFYQQRLQAIADAAAAAPAASETH; encoded by the coding sequence ATGTCTGACGAAAATCTGCAACCAGTCTTCCAAATCCAACGCGTCTACCTGAAAGACATGTCGCTGGAACAACCAAATTCCCCAGCTATTTTCCTGGAACAAGAAGCACCAGCGATCGAAGTCGCTCTGGACGTGGGCGCCGCGCCTCTGGCCGACGGCATCTTCGAAGCCACCGTGACCATCACCGTCACCGCCAAAGTCGGCGATAAAGTCGCTTTCCTGGTTGAAGGCAAGCAAGCCGGTATCTTCGAAGCACGCAACATTCCTGCAGATCAACTCGATCCGCTGCTGGGAATCGGCTGCCCGAACATCATCTACCCTTACCTGCGCGCCAACATCGCCGACGTGATCACCCGTGCCGGCTTCCCGCCAGTGCACCTGGCCGAGATCAACTTCGAAGTGTTCTACCAACAACGTCTGCAAGCTATTGCTGACGCCGCTGCCGCAGCTCCAGCAGCCAGCGAAACGCACTAA
- the grxC gene encoding glutaredoxin 3: MTVPVIVYSTAVCPYCVRAERLLEAKGVTVQKIRVDLDPEERIKMMERTGRRTVPQIYVGDTHVGGFDDLYALDQAGKLDPLLNGTAA, encoded by the coding sequence ATGACCGTCCCCGTAATTGTGTATAGCACCGCCGTGTGCCCGTATTGCGTGCGCGCCGAGCGCCTGTTGGAAGCCAAGGGCGTGACCGTGCAAAAGATCCGCGTCGACCTCGACCCGGAAGAGCGCATCAAGATGATGGAACGCACGGGCCGCCGCACGGTGCCGCAGATCTATGTGGGCGATACCCACGTGGGTGGTTTCGACGATTTGTATGCGCTCGATCAAGCCGGCAAGCTGGACCCCTTGTTAAATGGCACGGCAGCCTGA